One window from the genome of Hyphomonas neptunium ATCC 15444 encodes:
- the bfr gene encoding bacterioferritin, translating into MKGDKKVIDFLNQALKNELTAINQYFLHSRMLRDWGVSKLAKKEHEESIEEMHHADWLIERVLFLGGLPNLQDLGKLHIGENVQEILECDLKLENIAIPLLRDAIQYCEEVRDYGSRDLFFKILHNEEEHVDYLETQFSLIERIGIERYTLLQSEANEKES; encoded by the coding sequence ATGAAAGGCGACAAGAAGGTCATCGACTTCCTGAACCAGGCCCTCAAGAATGAGCTGACCGCCATCAATCAGTATTTCCTGCATTCACGCATGCTGCGCGACTGGGGCGTCTCCAAGCTCGCCAAAAAAGAGCATGAGGAGTCCATCGAAGAAATGCATCACGCCGACTGGCTGATTGAGCGCGTCCTCTTCCTCGGCGGGCTCCCCAACCTCCAGGATCTGGGCAAGCTGCATATCGGCGAGAACGTTCAGGAAATCCTGGAATGCGATCTCAAGCTCGAGAATATTGCCATTCCTCTGCTCCGCGATGCCATCCAATATTGTGAGGAAGTGCGCGATTACGGCAGCCGCGATCTCTTCTTCAAAATCCTCCACAATGAGGAAGAACACGTCGATTACCTCGAGACCCAGTTCTCCCTGATCGAGCGGATCGGCATTGAGCGCTATACGCTGCTCCAGTCAGAAGCGAACGAAAAAGAGAGCTAA
- a CDS encoding SIMPL domain-containing protein, translated as MTRLSGMRALACSFFAFTAAGTAMMASAQSVPDFQNEAFVTPYWTRSPVIEVLGRANMEVAPNRASFTVTYLETDKASGKAMQLAVERGRLSYETIKKAAGEGAVIQSSVNVTALYEQYKDKEGNRIDNQRSDKIRAYEARVTLSVIVDDVSKAGTARAGALALGPENSTGLSTYLERTTEMNLAAYEAAVKDGAARAKATAAASGAALGKLMVVQEGGGPCLGQWSSMAGSDYDYYRSAPAAMAPPAPPPPPPAPVASGIIGGQQVTISQADIDALNLPSDDKTQQISSSVCMIYALNK; from the coding sequence ATGACACGTCTTTCCGGAATGCGAGCCCTGGCTTGCTCTTTCTTTGCCTTCACAGCGGCAGGCACTGCCATGATGGCCAGCGCGCAGAGCGTGCCGGACTTCCAGAATGAAGCCTTCGTCACCCCCTACTGGACGCGCAGTCCGGTGATCGAAGTGCTCGGCCGCGCGAATATGGAAGTTGCGCCTAACCGCGCCTCCTTCACGGTGACCTATCTTGAAACCGACAAAGCCTCCGGGAAAGCCATGCAGCTCGCCGTCGAGCGCGGCCGTCTTTCCTATGAAACAATCAAGAAAGCTGCCGGTGAAGGCGCGGTCATCCAGTCTTCGGTCAATGTCACCGCGCTCTATGAGCAATACAAGGACAAGGAAGGCAACCGCATCGACAACCAGCGCTCCGACAAGATCCGGGCCTATGAAGCTCGCGTTACATTGAGCGTGATCGTCGATGACGTTTCCAAGGCTGGCACAGCGCGTGCAGGCGCGCTTGCCCTCGGCCCGGAAAACTCGACCGGCCTCTCCACCTATCTCGAGCGGACGACAGAGATGAACCTCGCCGCTTATGAAGCCGCAGTGAAAGACGGCGCTGCACGGGCCAAAGCGACAGCTGCCGCAAGTGGCGCGGCGCTTGGCAAGCTGATGGTGGTTCAAGAAGGCGGCGGGCCGTGCCTTGGCCAATGGTCCTCCATGGCAGGCAGCGACTATGACTACTACCGGTCCGCACCCGCCGCCATGGCACCGCCTGCGCCTCCACCACCTCCACCTGCCCCGGTAGCCAGCGGAATTATTGGCGGGCAGCAGGTAACTATCTCGCAGGCAGACATCGATGCGCTCAATCTGCCCTCGGATGATAAGACACAACAGATTTCTTCCAGCGTCTGCATGATATACGCCCTGAACAAGTAA
- a CDS encoding (2Fe-2S)-binding protein gives MIICVCNRINCRSVREAVDAGARSPKAVQAHHGCRINCGKCSTTIGEMIAEKMDCQMPSLPMMAAE, from the coding sequence ATGATCATTTGCGTCTGCAATCGTATCAATTGCCGGTCGGTCCGCGAGGCCGTTGATGCCGGCGCGCGCAGCCCCAAGGCTGTACAGGCCCATCACGGCTGCAGGATCAATTGCGGCAAGTGCTCGACAACCATTGGCGAGATGATTGCAGAAAAAATGGACTGCCAGATGCCATCCCTGCCAATGATGGCGGCTGAGTAA